Proteins found in one Candidatus Anaeroferrophillus wilburensis genomic segment:
- a CDS encoding sodium:calcium antiporter translates to MAVVSWFSFLASAACILYAGRQLTRHGEELAEQTGLTRGFIGVILLGFITSLPELFSTIGAAALVHSPNLALGNIFGSNACNLAILALLEIGTSPRGGLQHTLNRDNLLTAFLSLIMVAMAAMAILVQAHWHLGSIDYFTVAIGFTYIAGLRMLYNFQNLPPADSPATTNTVQQPVPGKKAAELLKKKILPTAVVIVIAALVLSYAAENIARTTGWGSTFVGNVLLAVATSLPEMVVTFSAIKLGSFALAAGNIFGSNIFNIAILVIADLCYFPRSLYAEADPGQILIALMVILISSVYLFSSFYGVKRKVLAVRLDSLAVLTIYALGIYLLFIL, encoded by the coding sequence ATGGCTGTGGTGAGCTGGTTTTCTTTTCTGGCATCGGCGGCCTGCATTCTGTATGCCGGTCGTCAGTTGACCAGACATGGCGAGGAGCTTGCCGAGCAAACCGGCCTCACCCGCGGTTTCATCGGCGTCATCCTCTTAGGTTTCATCACCTCCCTGCCAGAACTGTTCAGCACCATCGGTGCCGCTGCCCTGGTCCACTCTCCCAACCTTGCCCTTGGCAATATTTTTGGCAGTAATGCCTGCAACCTGGCAATTCTGGCCCTGCTGGAAATTGGCACCTCCCCCCGGGGCGGCCTGCAGCATACCCTGAATCGAGATAATCTGCTCACCGCTTTCCTTTCCCTGATCATGGTGGCCATGGCGGCCATGGCAATCCTGGTTCAAGCCCATTGGCATCTCGGCTCCATAGATTACTTTACCGTGGCAATCGGCTTCACTTACATTGCCGGTTTGCGGATGTTGTACAATTTTCAAAACCTCCCGCCGGCCGACAGTCCGGCAACCACAAACACCGTCCAGCAGCCAGTGCCCGGGAAAAAGGCTGCTGAACTCCTGAAAAAAAAGATCCTACCCACGGCGGTCGTCATCGTCATTGCCGCCTTGGTACTCTCGTATGCCGCGGAAAATATCGCCCGCACCACCGGCTGGGGCAGCACCTTTGTCGGCAATGTGCTTTTGGCGGTCGCCACCTCGCTGCCGGAGATGGTGGTAACCTTCAGTGCCATTAAACTCGGCTCCTTTGCGCTGGCCGCCGGGAATATTTTCGGCAGCAATATTTTCAACATCGCCATCCTGGTGATCGCCGATCTTTGCTATTTTCCCCGCTCTCTCTATGCCGAAGCTGACCCGGGACAGATTTTGATTGCCCTGATGGTGATCCTCATCTCTTCGGTGTATCTTTTTTCCTCTTTCTATGGTGTAAAAAGAAAGGTGCTGGCTGTCAGGCTTGACTCCCTTGCCGTCCTGACCATCTATGCTCTCGGCATCTACCTCCTTTTCATCCTCTGA
- the sppA gene encoding signal peptide peptidase SppA, which translates to MKKMLLILLILVLITMISIIVIGYFINTDKRSGNDQIGLIHVRGVIIDAQETIAQLDEMADDPHIKAIIIRINSPGGAVAPSQELYDEIKRIRSIKPVYSSLGTVAASGGYYVACATQKIYANPGTLTGSIGVIMQFANWEKILAKLGVDNTVVKSGPYKDIGSPLRSMSKAEEKLLQEMINDVYNQFVVAVTESRDIPLDSLLTLADGRVFSGRQAYDCGLVDTLGSLQQAVRDLAREVGIAGKPEVTEIKEKRGIVQYLLGERLAGKLEQTLECEVPIAAYLMPALKP; encoded by the coding sequence ATGAAAAAAATGCTCCTCATCCTCCTCATTCTGGTGCTGATCACAATGATCAGCATTATCGTCATCGGTTACTTTATCAACACCGACAAGCGCTCTGGCAATGACCAGATCGGCCTTATTCATGTGAGGGGGGTAATTATCGACGCTCAGGAAACCATTGCCCAGCTTGATGAAATGGCTGACGATCCCCATATTAAAGCGATCATCATCCGGATCAACTCGCCGGGGGGAGCTGTAGCACCATCCCAGGAGCTCTACGACGAAATCAAAAGAATCCGCAGCATTAAACCAGTCTACAGCTCTCTCGGCACGGTCGCCGCATCCGGCGGTTACTATGTTGCCTGCGCCACCCAGAAGATCTATGCAAACCCCGGCACCCTGACCGGCAGTATCGGCGTCATCATGCAGTTTGCCAACTGGGAAAAAATTCTCGCCAAACTGGGGGTCGACAACACGGTTGTTAAAAGCGGCCCCTATAAAGATATCGGCTCACCCTTGCGTTCCATGTCAAAGGCGGAAGAAAAACTGCTCCAGGAGATGATTAATGATGTCTACAACCAGTTTGTGGTGGCGGTTACCGAAAGCCGCGACATCCCCCTTGATTCTCTCCTGACTCTGGCTGACGGCCGGGTTTTTTCCGGCCGGCAGGCCTATGATTGCGGTCTGGTGGACACCTTGGGCTCTCTGCAGCAGGCAGTTCGAGATCTTGCCCGGGAGGTTGGCATTGCCGGCAAACCTGAAGTTACCGAAATCAAGGAAAAGCGGGGCATCGTCCAATACCTGCTGGGAGAACGACTGGCCGGCAAACTGGAACAAACACTGGAGTGCGAGGTACCCATAGCCGCCTATCTGATGCCGGCACTGAAACCGTAA
- a CDS encoding cyclodeaminase/cyclohydrolase family protein, translated as MSMLDKTCKEFNEVLASKAAVPGGGGAAALGGAIGMALSNMVGNLTVGKKKYADVEDEVKELIEKGSQVIAALERLVDKDAEVFEPLSKAYGLPKDTPEQQKFKAETMENCSKIACSVPMDIMRQAYAGIKIHERMGQIGTMLAISDVACGVVFLKSALISGSLNVIINLNTIKDQDFVQQTRKEMEQLLADGQKVADETLALVIDKLTK; from the coding sequence ATGTCAATGTTAGACAAAACCTGCAAAGAATTCAACGAAGTTCTGGCATCAAAAGCGGCAGTTCCCGGCGGCGGCGGCGCAGCAGCCCTGGGTGGTGCGATCGGCATGGCCCTGTCCAACATGGTCGGCAACCTGACCGTTGGCAAGAAAAAATATGCCGATGTGGAAGATGAGGTGAAAGAACTCATTGAAAAGGGCAGTCAGGTCATTGCCGCCCTGGAGCGCCTGGTTGACAAAGATGCCGAAGTGTTTGAACCTCTTTCCAAAGCCTATGGTTTGCCGAAAGATACCCCGGAGCAGCAGAAATTCAAAGCTGAAACAATGGAGAACTGCAGCAAGATAGCCTGTTCCGTACCCATGGATATCATGCGGCAGGCCTATGCCGGCATCAAAATTCATGAACGAATGGGTCAGATCGGCACCATGCTGGCGATCTCCGATGTTGCCTGCGGCGTAGTTTTTCTGAAATCCGCGTTGATCAGCGGCAGCCTGAATGTGATCATCAACCTGAACACCATCAAGGATCAGGATTTTGTTCAGCAGACCAGGAAGGAAATGGAGCAATTGCTGGCTGACGGCCAGAAGGTTGCCGATGAAACCCTGGCTCTGGTGATTGATAAATTAACCAAGTAG
- a CDS encoding bifunctional 5,10-methylenetetrahydrofolate dehydrogenase/5,10-methenyltetrahydrofolate cyclohydrolase, giving the protein MAEVLKGKPVADAMKEELKQKVAALKGRGITPTLGIVRVGARPDDLFYEGGAKKTCDAVDMAYQVFEYPEDISQADFEKAIAEVGNNKSINGILMFAPLPKHLDEKKIRDLIPVAKDVDCLTLGAAAKVFADDLTGFPPCTPTACMDMLHFYNIPIKGKKCVVLGRSLVVGKPVAMLLLREHGTVTICHSRTENLADVCKEAEILIAAVGRAKMVKANFVKPGQIVIDVGINEDPDNPGKYCGDVDFAEVEPIVEKITPVPAGVGSVTTAVLCKQTIMACELQNA; this is encoded by the coding sequence ATGGCTGAAGTTTTGAAAGGCAAACCCGTCGCCGATGCGATGAAGGAAGAACTCAAGCAGAAAGTCGCCGCCCTGAAGGGCCGCGGCATTACCCCGACCCTGGGGATTGTCCGGGTTGGAGCCCGTCCTGATGATCTTTTTTATGAGGGTGGTGCCAAAAAAACCTGTGACGCAGTGGATATGGCCTACCAGGTTTTTGAATATCCTGAAGATATTTCCCAGGCCGATTTTGAAAAGGCGATTGCCGAGGTGGGCAACAATAAAAGCATCAACGGAATCCTGATGTTTGCCCCGCTGCCCAAGCACTTGGACGAAAAGAAGATCCGTGATCTGATCCCGGTGGCCAAGGATGTCGACTGCCTGACCCTGGGCGCCGCCGCCAAGGTCTTTGCCGATGACCTGACCGGCTTCCCCCCCTGCACCCCGACCGCCTGCATGGATATGCTCCATTTCTACAACATCCCCATCAAGGGCAAGAAGTGCGTCGTTCTGGGCCGCTCCCTGGTGGTGGGCAAACCGGTTGCCATGCTCCTGCTCCGTGAACACGGCACCGTCACCATCTGCCACTCAAGAACCGAGAACCTGGCTGATGTCTGCAAAGAGGCAGAGATTCTTATCGCCGCAGTCGGCCGGGCCAAAATGGTCAAAGCCAATTTTGTCAAACCCGGACAGATTGTCATCGATGTCGGCATCAATGAAGACCCCGACAACCCCGGGAAATACTGCGGCGATGTTGATTTTGCCGAGGTTGAGCCGATTGTTGAAAAAATCACGCCGGTACCGGCCGGGGTCGGCTCGGTAACCACTGCGGTTCTCTGCAAACAGACCATTATGGCCTGTGAGCTGCAGAACGCATAA
- a CDS encoding deoxyguanosinetriphosphate triphosphohydrolase — translation MSIRKALEERERHYLSPHAALSSESTGRQRPEPPCNYRMAYQHDRDRIIHSKSFRRLKHKTQVFLSPSGDHYRTRLTHTLEVSQIARTIAKALYLNEDLTEAIALGHDLGHTPFGHAGEAVLDQLHPGGFRHFFQSLRVVEVLEKEGKGLNLTNEVRDGIVKHSKGKGSILSADPNCTANTLEGQIVRLADIIAYVNHDIDDAIRAQVITREEIPRFCRQILGESHSARINTMVNDIIDTSSREHGSQLLISSAVLEAIVTLRDFLYDRVYDSPAVHGDFIKAKRLLEDLYHFFIDNPTVFQEQYHHAYLESASLEQNVCDFVAGMTDRYAFSLYEEIFLPQPWLIK, via the coding sequence ATGAGCATCAGAAAGGCGCTGGAAGAAAGGGAACGGCACTACCTCTCCCCCCATGCAGCCCTCAGCAGTGAGTCAACCGGGCGCCAGCGCCCGGAACCGCCATGCAACTACCGGATGGCTTACCAGCACGACCGGGACCGCATCATTCACAGCAAGTCATTCCGGCGCCTGAAACATAAAACCCAGGTTTTTCTCTCGCCCAGCGGCGACCACTACCGCACCCGCCTTACCCACACCCTGGAAGTCTCCCAGATAGCCCGTACCATCGCCAAAGCCCTGTACCTCAATGAAGATCTCACCGAAGCCATCGCCCTCGGCCACGACCTTGGCCATACACCCTTCGGCCACGCCGGCGAGGCGGTGCTTGACCAGCTCCACCCGGGGGGCTTCCGCCATTTTTTCCAGAGTCTCAGGGTGGTGGAAGTCTTGGAAAAGGAGGGCAAAGGGCTAAACCTTACCAATGAAGTCAGGGACGGCATTGTCAAACATTCCAAGGGCAAGGGAAGCATCCTTTCCGCCGATCCCAACTGCACCGCCAACACCCTGGAGGGACAGATCGTCAGACTGGCGGATATCATCGCCTATGTCAACCACGATATCGATGACGCTATCCGGGCCCAGGTGATCACCCGGGAAGAAATCCCGCGCTTCTGCCGGCAAATCCTGGGAGAAAGCCACAGCGCCAGGATCAACACCATGGTAAACGACATCATTGACACCAGCAGCCGTGAGCACGGCAGCCAGTTGCTCATCTCCTCCGCCGTCCTCGAAGCCATCGTCACCCTGAGGGATTTTCTCTACGACCGGGTGTATGACAGCCCTGCCGTCCATGGCGATTTCATCAAGGCCAAACGGCTACTGGAAGACCTGTATCATTTCTTTATTGACAACCCGACTGTTTTTCAGGAACAATACCACCACGCCTACCTTGAAAGCGCTTCACTGGAACAGAACGTCTGTGACTTTGTCGCCGGCATGACCGACCGCTATGCCTTTTCTCTTTACGAAGAAATTTTCCTGCCGCAGCCCTGGCTGATTAAGTGA
- a CDS encoding mechanosensitive ion channel family protein, producing MQEELATLQKLYNTLIEFIVNYSFQVVGAMIILVVGFFVARWLGNSANNLCTRKNLDVTLSRFFGNVIKTLVMIFVIIITMGKFGISIAPFIAALGALAFGSTFAFQGPLSNFGAGLVIILTRPFVVGNTITIQGVFGIVEEITLTTTKLSTEDGEQITIPNKQIIGEVLHNSFANRVVEGSIGIAYHDNPELAIEVIRKTLDSFPQVAGDPTPQVGIEAFADSAIAIGMRYWVPTHQYFQTLYQVNQLVYQNLLAAGITIPFPQQDVYIKSMPKNS from the coding sequence ATGCAAGAAGAACTGGCGACCCTGCAAAAGCTGTATAACACCCTGATCGAATTCATCGTCAACTACAGTTTCCAGGTGGTAGGTGCCATGATCATCCTGGTGGTGGGCTTTTTCGTCGCCCGCTGGCTTGGGAACTCGGCAAACAACCTCTGCACCAGGAAAAATCTTGATGTCACCCTGTCACGATTTTTCGGCAACGTGATCAAGACGCTGGTGATGATTTTCGTCATCATCATCACCATGGGCAAATTCGGCATCTCCATCGCTCCCTTCATTGCCGCTCTCGGCGCCCTCGCTTTTGGCAGCACCTTCGCGTTCCAAGGCCCCCTGTCCAACTTCGGTGCCGGCTTGGTGATCATCCTTACCCGCCCCTTCGTGGTCGGCAATACGATTACCATCCAGGGCGTCTTCGGCATTGTGGAGGAGATCACCCTGACCACCACCAAACTGTCCACCGAAGACGGCGAACAGATTACCATCCCCAACAAACAGATTATCGGCGAAGTGTTGCACAACTCCTTTGCCAACCGGGTGGTGGAAGGCTCCATCGGCATCGCCTACCATGACAATCCCGAACTGGCCATCGAGGTGATCAGAAAAACCCTGGACAGCTTCCCCCAAGTGGCCGGCGATCCGACGCCCCAGGTGGGCATCGAGGCCTTTGCTGATTCGGCCATCGCCATCGGCATGCGCTACTGGGTTCCCACCCATCAATATTTCCAGACCCTCTACCAGGTAAACCAGCTTGTCTACCAGAACCTGCTGGCCGCCGGCATCACCATCCCCTTCCCGCAACAGGATGTGTATATCAAATCGATGCCGAAAAACAGCTAA
- a CDS encoding cupin domain-containing protein — translation MDIIDALEAELTKNPHNVKARKLYDTDHAQAIHITLEPGEALKRHITPVDVFFYVLEGTGIIEIGEEKREVGTDTLISSPAKIPHCWYNESDTVFRVLVVKVPRSTESTRLL, via the coding sequence ATGGATATTATTGATGCTCTGGAAGCTGAACTCACCAAGAACCCGCACAACGTCAAGGCCAGAAAGCTGTATGACACGGACCATGCCCAGGCGATCCATATCACCCTGGAGCCGGGTGAGGCCTTAAAAAGACACATCACACCGGTTGATGTTTTCTTCTATGTGCTTGAAGGGACGGGAATCATTGAAATCGGCGAGGAAAAGCGGGAGGTTGGGACGGACACCCTGATCAGCAGCCCGGCAAAGATTCCCCACTGCTGGTATAATGAAAGTGACACGGTTTTTCGTGTCCTGGTGGTCAAGGTGCCACGGTCGACGGAATCAACCAGATTATTATAA